The Citrifermentans bemidjiense Bem genome window below encodes:
- the nifV gene encoding homocitrate synthase, with protein MAGVTKSQVFIGDTTLRDGEQTAGVVFTVKEKISIARQLDAMGVHELECGIPAMGEEERDSIRALVALGLSARLITWNRAVVPDIEASIACGVEAVDISLSVSDIMIEHKINKSRDFVKEQLKRALCFAKQNGLYVCVGGEDASRADSDFLIELMQIAQTNGADRFRFCDTLGILDPFAMFEKVGRLRAAVPGLDIEVHTHNDLGLATANALAGVRGGASYISTTVNGLGERAGNAALEEVVMALKVACGIDVGIDTRRFQSVSRLVGRASNREVPPWKAVVGERVFSHESGLHADGVLKDPKNYEGFTPEEVGLKRHIVAGKHSGTNGIVESYRQIGIPISREEAQELMDKVRSTAQRIKGPLAPMDLVKLHKRRGVSLAA; from the coding sequence ATGGCTGGAGTTACCAAATCCCAGGTTTTCATCGGCGACACCACGCTGCGAGACGGCGAACAGACGGCAGGGGTGGTCTTTACCGTAAAGGAAAAGATCTCCATCGCGAGGCAGTTGGACGCCATGGGCGTCCACGAACTGGAATGCGGCATACCCGCCATGGGCGAGGAGGAGCGCGACTCGATCCGGGCGCTGGTGGCGTTGGGCCTTTCGGCCCGGCTCATCACCTGGAACCGCGCGGTGGTGCCGGACATCGAGGCGAGCATCGCCTGCGGCGTCGAAGCCGTGGACATCTCGCTCAGCGTCTCGGACATCATGATCGAACACAAGATCAACAAGAGCAGGGATTTTGTGAAGGAACAGCTGAAGCGGGCCCTATGCTTCGCCAAGCAGAACGGACTCTACGTCTGCGTCGGGGGCGAGGACGCCAGCCGCGCCGACAGCGATTTCCTGATCGAGTTGATGCAGATCGCCCAAACAAACGGCGCCGATCGTTTCCGGTTCTGCGACACGCTCGGCATCCTCGACCCCTTCGCCATGTTCGAAAAAGTGGGTCGCCTGAGAGCCGCGGTCCCCGGACTCGACATCGAGGTGCACACCCACAACGACCTGGGGCTCGCCACGGCGAACGCCCTGGCCGGGGTGAGGGGAGGGGCGTCCTACATCAGCACCACGGTCAACGGCCTCGGCGAGCGGGCAGGCAACGCCGCATTGGAAGAGGTGGTCATGGCGCTGAAGGTCGCCTGCGGCATTGACGTCGGCATCGACACCAGGCGCTTTCAGTCGGTGTCCCGGCTGGTGGGGCGCGCCTCCAACCGCGAGGTCCCACCCTGGAAGGCTGTTGTGGGCGAGCGGGTCTTCTCCCACGAGTCGGGGTTGCATGCCGATGGCGTGCTGAAGGACCCGAAGAACTACGAGGGCTTCACGCCTGAGGAAGTGGGGCTGAAAAGGCACATCGTGGCGGGAAAGCATTCCGGGACCAACGGGATCGTGGAAAGCTACCGTCAGATCGGCATTCCCATCTCCAGGGAAGAGGCGCAGGAACTGATGGACAAGGTGAGGAGCACCGCGCAGCGCATCAAGGGGCCCCTGGCGCCCATGGACCTGGTCAAGCTGCACAAGCGGAGAGGGGTTTCGCTGGCGGCCTAG
- the nifH gene encoding nitrogenase iron protein has translation MRQIAIYGKGGIGKSTTTQNTVAGLASIGKKVMIVGCDPKADSTRLILHAKAQSTVMDLVRELGTVEDLELEDVMKVGYGDVKCVESGGPEPGVGCAGRGVITAINFLEENGAYTPDLDFVFYDVLGDVVCGGFAMPIREGKAEEIYIVCSGEMMAMYAANNIAKGILKYASSGKVRLAGLICNARKTDKEYELIDALAKKLGTQMIHFVPRDNQVQRAELRRMTVIEYSPDHPQANEYRSLAQKIADNKMLVVPTPLEMEELEDLLMEFGIMEAEDESIVGVAEAAAV, from the coding sequence ATGAGACAGATCGCGATTTACGGCAAGGGCGGCATCGGCAAATCCACCACTACCCAGAACACCGTGGCAGGCCTCGCCTCCATCGGCAAGAAGGTCATGATCGTTGGCTGCGACCCTAAGGCCGACTCCACCCGTCTCATCCTGCACGCCAAGGCACAGTCGACCGTTATGGACCTGGTCCGCGAGCTGGGCACGGTAGAGGACCTGGAGCTTGAGGACGTCATGAAGGTAGGTTACGGCGATGTGAAATGCGTCGAGTCCGGCGGACCGGAGCCGGGCGTCGGCTGTGCCGGCCGCGGCGTCATCACCGCCATCAACTTCCTGGAAGAAAACGGCGCCTACACCCCCGACCTCGACTTCGTCTTCTACGATGTTCTGGGCGACGTCGTCTGCGGCGGTTTCGCCATGCCGATCCGCGAAGGGAAGGCCGAGGAGATCTACATCGTCTGCTCCGGCGAGATGATGGCCATGTACGCCGCCAACAACATCGCCAAGGGGATCCTGAAGTACGCTTCCTCCGGCAAAGTCAGGCTGGCCGGCCTCATCTGCAACGCGAGGAAGACGGACAAGGAATACGAGTTGATCGACGCGCTGGCCAAGAAGCTCGGCACCCAGATGATCCACTTCGTTCCCCGCGACAACCAGGTGCAGCGCGCCGAACTGCGCAGGATGACCGTCATTGAGTACTCCCCCGACCATCCGCAGGCCAACGAGTACCGCTCCCTGGCCCAGAAGATCGCCGACAACAAGATGCTGGTGGTCCCGACCCCGCTTGAGATGGAAGAGCTGGAAGACCTCTTGATGGAGTTCGGCATCATGGAGGCCGAGGACGAGTCGATCGTGGGCGTGGCCGAGGCTGCAGCGGTTTAA
- the nifD gene encoding nitrogenase molybdenum-iron protein alpha chain: MSEAPIKKVEGITKESTQAMIDHALEIYPEKAKKKRAPHLAPNEGEGACVKSNRKTVPGIMSARGCAYAGAKGVVWGPIRDMVHVSHGPVGCGWYSWGTRRNLVTGVNGVSQFAMQFTSDFQEKDIVYGGDKKLKTLLAEAHDLFPLAKGISVLSECPVGLIGDDINSVAKVASKELDIPVIPCNCEGFRGVSQSLGHHISNDTIRDHIIGTREFAEPETPYDIALIGDYNIGGDVWSVKPLLEEIGLNVKAVWTGDGELEKIAATHKVKLNLIHCYRSMNYMCRVMEEKYGIPWLEFNFFGPTKIRESLRKIAEYFDDNIKEKVEKAIAKYDPIMQAVIDEYRPRLEGKKVMLYVGGLRPRHTVNAYADLGMTVVGSGYEFAHGDDYERTSPEMPEATVIYDDASEHELEQFVDELRPDLVGSGIKEKYLFQKMGIPFRQMHSWDYSGPYHAYNGFPIFARDVDMAVNSPTWKLVKAPF; encoded by the coding sequence ATGTCTGAGGCACCAATAAAGAAGGTAGAAGGAATTACAAAGGAATCTACCCAGGCGATGATCGACCACGCCCTGGAGATCTATCCGGAGAAGGCCAAGAAGAAGAGGGCGCCGCATCTCGCCCCCAACGAGGGGGAAGGGGCCTGCGTCAAGAGTAACCGCAAGACCGTCCCCGGCATCATGAGCGCCCGCGGCTGTGCCTACGCAGGTGCCAAAGGGGTGGTCTGGGGACCGATCCGTGACATGGTGCACGTCTCCCACGGCCCGGTCGGCTGCGGCTGGTACTCCTGGGGTACCCGCCGCAACCTGGTCACCGGCGTGAACGGCGTCAGCCAGTTCGCCATGCAGTTCACCTCCGATTTCCAGGAGAAGGACATCGTCTACGGCGGCGACAAGAAGCTGAAGACACTTCTGGCCGAGGCGCACGACCTGTTCCCACTGGCGAAGGGGATCTCGGTCCTCTCCGAGTGCCCGGTCGGCCTCATCGGCGACGACATAAACTCGGTAGCGAAGGTCGCCTCGAAGGAACTGGACATCCCGGTCATCCCCTGCAACTGCGAGGGGTTCCGCGGCGTGTCCCAGTCGCTGGGCCATCACATCTCCAACGACACCATCCGCGACCACATCATCGGCACCCGGGAATTCGCCGAGCCCGAGACCCCGTACGACATCGCCCTCATCGGCGACTACAACATCGGCGGCGACGTCTGGAGCGTTAAACCTCTGCTTGAAGAAATAGGGTTGAACGTCAAGGCGGTATGGACCGGCGACGGCGAATTGGAAAAGATCGCCGCCACGCACAAGGTGAAGCTGAACCTGATCCACTGCTACCGTTCCATGAACTATATGTGCCGCGTCATGGAAGAGAAGTACGGCATCCCCTGGCTCGAGTTCAACTTCTTTGGCCCGACCAAGATCCGCGAGAGCCTGAGGAAGATCGCCGAGTACTTCGACGACAACATCAAGGAGAAGGTGGAAAAGGCGATCGCTAAGTACGACCCCATCATGCAGGCGGTGATCGACGAGTACCGTCCGCGCTTGGAAGGGAAGAAGGTGATGCTCTACGTCGGCGGCCTTCGCCCCCGTCACACCGTTAACGCCTACGCGGACCTCGGCATGACCGTGGTCGGTTCCGGTTACGAGTTCGCCCACGGCGACGACTACGAGAGGACCTCCCCCGAGATGCCGGAAGCGACCGTCATCTACGACGACGCCTCCGAGCACGAGCTGGAGCAGTTCGTGGATGAGCTTCGTCCCGACCTGGTCGGCTCCGGCATCAAAGAGAAGTACCTGTTCCAGAAGATGGGCATCCCGTTCCGCCAGATGCACAGCTGGGACTACTCCGGCCCGTACCACGCCTACAACGGCTTCCCGATCTTCGCCCGCGACGTCGACATGGCCGTCAACAGCCCGACCTGGAAGCTGGTGAAGGCGCCCTTTTAG